Part of the Anaerobacillus alkaliphilus genome, ACCACAGCTTAGCCGAAATTCCCTATGTATACTTCATACGAAACTGAAGTTTTATTATCCATCCCCTGAAAGAAGAGGTACAAAAAAGAGTCTTAATTGAAGCAGCATAAGAAACGCCAATCGTTACATCGAAGTTAGGAGACATGGGTACAGTCATTGGGGCAGTAGCGTTAATTTGATCTGAGTTGTTTATACCGGAACATTTGTAATTAACCTTTGAGTGTTCATTGTATAAACTATACTAAATGATTGGAAATACTAAAGACAATTAGTAGTAAATTTACTATGATATCCTTAGTTAATTAATTTTATTAATTTGAAATTTAGTTTGAAACGGATATATTGTTCTTTTGAGAGGAGCTTGATAAAATGGCTATTTTGGTAACTGGTGGTGCTGGGTATATTGGAAGTCATACGGCACTTTTTCTCCGTGAAAAAGGAGAAGAGGTGATCATTTTAGACAATCTTCAAAAAGGTCATGCAAAAGCTGTTTTAGACGCAACCTTTTATAAAGGTGACCTTAGTAATGAAAGCATACTAGATGAAATTTTTACCAAACATACAATTGATAGTGTTGTACATTTTGCAGCAAATTCTTTAGTAGGAGAAAGCGTGGAAAAACCATTAGAATACTATGAAAATAATGTGTTGGGTTCGTATACTCTTGTGAAGAAGATGGTAGAGCACGGGGTGAAAAAAATCGTATTCTCATCTACCGCGGCGACTTATGGTGAACCTAAGTCAATCCCTATCTTAGAAGATGACCCGACTGTACCGACAAACCCATATGGTGAAACGAAATTAGCGATTGAAAAAATGTTGAAATGGTCAGATCAGGCTTACGGACTAAAGTCAGTTTGCTTACGTTACTTTAATGCCGCAGGTGCTGATCCAAGTGGGAGATTAGGAGAAGATCACGAACCTGAGACACATTTGATCCCAATTGTACTTCAAGTAGCTCTTGGCAAAAGAGATAGTATCAAGATATTTGGTGATGACTATCCAACCGGTGATGGAAGTTGCGTTCGAGATTATATCCATGTCATGGATTTAGCCGAAGCCCATTATCTAGCACTTAAAAAGCTAGAAACTACCAAAGAGAGTGGGATCTATAATTTAGGTAATGGCAAAGGATTTTCAGTGAAAGAAGTCATCGAAGTTTGCAGAAAAATTACAAAAAAAGATATACCAGCCGTCATAGTCCCAAGAAGACCAGGAGACCCTGCTGTTCTAATCGCTTCATCAAATAAAGCTCAACAACAACTTGGGTGGTTTCCTCGATATGCAGATTTAGAAGAAATCATTACGCACGCATGGAACTGGCACCAAACCAATCCAAATGGTTATAGCGAGGAGAAATAATCATAGACAAAAAAGTTATTTTTACGAAATTTAAAGAGCTTTACCATGAAACAGAGGGGCTGAGACATTCTTTGCCCCAGATCGCGTAAATTTAATCGGCGAACAAACGGATTACAACGGAGGTCATGCCTTCCCATGCTCCTTAAGTGTTGGTACCTATGTGGTTGTAAAAAAAAGAAACGATCGTACGCTACGATTTTACTCTATGAATTTTCCGGAGCTTGGTATTGTCGAAACAACAACAATTGAACTTGGCTATACTCCTGAACACGATTGGGCCAAGTATCCCAAAGGTGTGTTAACCAAATTAGTTGAAGCAGAAGCAACACTCCCAACTGGATTTGATGTTATTTATTACGTTACCATCCCAAATGGGGCAGTCTATCTTCATCGGCTTCGATTGAATTGGTAACTGCAGTACAAGTAAGTTTTTGTCAGTTATTAGTAAGGAGTCATGGCTAAGACCAGCCATTCAGGCAGATTTGCTGGATGGAGTGAGAGCTCAAATAAGAACTGACGGAAAACATGAGTTTGTTTTCTTAATGAATTTTAGTTCTGAGAAACAGTGGTTTGTTCTGAACGAGGATTATATTGATATGCTTAATGGTGTGACGGTTTCTGGGCGTATAGAGCTTCAGCTACATGGAGTGTGTGTGTTGAAAAAGGAAGTTTCCTTCAAATAAATATGTGTTGTTTGCTGCACGGTAAATAGAGGGACAAAGAAGGTGGTCATTTGACGACCTTCTTTTAATTACCATTACGAGGAAAAAATGGTAGTATTAATTCAAGACGACAAGAATGGAGAATAAGTAGAAGATGAATACTCCCTTTGATTGTATTACTGATTTTATTTTTGTTGAAACTGAAATCACTCCTGCTAATGCTATCTTAATTCCGGGTGCGAATCACCCACCATTAATGGAACGAGCTATTTCTTTATACAACGAAGGTTTCGCACCATACTTACTCCCTTCAGGTGGCTATAACCCACACGTTGGGACGACAGAATGGGAGTACTTGCAAAACATCGCACTAGAACATGGCGTGCCTAGCGAGGTAATTATTAAAGAGGACCAAGCTCAGCATACATTGGAGAATGCGCGTTTCTCCTTAGAAGTTTTAGAGAAAGCTAGTATTCAACATCAAAAGGTAATCATTGTCTGTAAAGCGATCCACTCTAGAAGAGCATTATTGTGTTATCAAGCCGTATTTCCAAAGGAAACAGAGTTTTTGGTTGTTCCTGTTATTGATCGGTATGAACTAACGAAGGAGAACTGGTTCTTATCTGAAGTGGGAATAAGTCGGGTGATGACAGAAGTTGAGAAAATTGGAAAATATTTTAGGACCCATATACCCAATTGGGTTCAGCAGTCAGCTATGAAAGGATGAGGTAAGTTGGAACCTTTATACGACCACATTGGTGTAACATATGATACTACTCGGAAAGCTGACCCTGAAATTACTAGACGTTTACGAAATCATTTACAAGTGTCTAATCGAAGTAGAATACTTGATCTTGCTTGTGGAACAGGAAATTACACGGTTGCTTTAGAAGAGACAGGTCTACAGATGACAGGTATCGATCTATCTAAAGAAATGATTAAGAAAGCAGAAGAAAAATCAGATTCAGTTACATGGGAAATAGCGAATGTAAAAAAGCTTCCATTTGACCAAAAAAGTTTCGATGGGCTGACTTGTACGTTAGCGGCTCATCACTTTGATGAGCTGTTGACACCTTTTCAGGAAGCTTATCGAGTACTTGATAAAGGGAGGTTTGTACTATTCACCTCAACACCAGAACAGATGAACAATTATTGGTTGAAGGAATACTTTCCAGAGGCAATTGAAAAGTCGGCGCAGCAAATGCCTTGCTTACGAGAGGTCGAGGATGCATTAAAAACAGCTGGGTTTAGAATTGTAGGCTATGAAACTTTCTTGATACAACCAGATTTAGTCGATTTTTTTCTATACAGCGGGAAGTATGAACCAAAGATGTATTTGATTGAAGACGTCCGCAAGGGTATTTCTACTTTTGCAAACATAGCTTCAAAGGAAGAAATAAAAGAAGGGTGTATTAGATTAAAACGCGACATTGAGTCGAAAAAGATTGATGAAGTAACCAGTAAATATAGTAGTAGTTTAGGTGATTATGTATTTGTGGTTGCGGAGAAAAAGTGACTTTTGAGAGGACCGGTTTAGTAGATTATTCGCTTGACTAGGAATAGCTCTAAGTTTCTTACCATCTTTAATCTTGATTAACGTATAAGAAACAAAAAAAGTAACAGTCCAGTCCCTGAAAAGGAAAAGGATTGTTACTTTTTTCATTTGAGAAACTATATGTTACTTTGCTACCTTTCTAAAAACATGCGAAGAGGAATCACAGGTTCAGTAGTGGTGGACGAGTGTTGTCTGTCTGACCGACGTTGGTACCGTTCGGTCATTCTTGCATTAATAAATCGATGCATGTTGATGTGCATGCAGTTTTGTAAAAATTCCATTCTCATTAGCAAGAAGTTCTGCGTGTGTACCATCTTCAGCAATTCCATCTTCGTTTACGACGAGAATTCTGTCAGCATTACGGATCGTTGCTAGTCGATGTGCGATGATGAGTGTTGTACGGTCTTTGGCAAGTTCGGTTAATGCTTCTTGAATAATTGACTCTGTTTCTGTATCTAAAGCAGATGTTGCTTCATCTAAAATCAGGATGCGTGGGTTTTTCAGGAACATGCGGGCAATTGACAGACGTTGCTTTTGTCCGCCAGATAGCTTTAGTCCTCGTTCTCCAATTTGGGTATTATACCCGTCTGGTAAAGAGGCGATTAGGTCAGAAAGGTGAGCCCGTCTTGTTGCCTCTTCAATTTCTTCATCTGTTGCATCTAATTTTCCATAAGCAATGTTTTCTCGTAATGTACCAGTAAAAAGGAACACGTCTTGTTGGACAATTCCGATATTTGAACGAAGTGATTCCTTTGTCATATTGCGTATGTCAATTCCATCTATGGTAACAGAACCTTCGACAACGTCATAAAAACGAGGGATCAGCGAGCAGATCGTCGTTTTCCCAGCACCTGATGGACCAACAAAGGCGACAGTTTGCCCAGCTTGAATGGAAAAGCTTAGGTCATCCAGAATGCGTCTATTTTCTTCATAGCCAAAAGTCACATTATGAAAGGCAATATTTCCGTTAAGTTCAGGTACTTCGATCGCATCCGGACGGTTCTTAATATCAGGCTCTTGATCCATAAGCTCAGTAAATCGTTTAAATCCAGCCATGCCTTTTGGATACAACTCTAGTAAAGCACTAATCTTATCAATTGGTTTAAATAACACATTTACATAAAGAATAAAAGCAACTAATTCTCCATAAGACAACTCTCCGGTGAAGCTTAACCATGCTCCGTACACTAAAATAACCAGTGTCATCATTCGAGTCGTAATATAAATACCAGATAAATTCCAACTCATAACTTTATAGGCTTTAAGTTTCGAAGAGCGGAAAAATTGATTGTTTGTGTTAAAGCGTTCTTTTTCAAATGCTTCATTTGTAAAAGATTGAACAACGCGAGCGCCTGATACGCTATCTTCAACCCTTGCGTTTACATCCGCTATATTTCCATACATCGCAGTCCAAGCTCTGTTCATTTTAATATTGGAGTAAGAAATTAACCAGACGAGAAACGGTACGACGATAATCGCAACGAGTGCAAGTTTCACATTGATCGTCAGCATAATCCAAAATGCTCCGATAAAGGTCATGATCGCAATGAATAGATCCTCAGGACCATGGTGAGCAAGCTCGCCAATATCCATTAGGTCATTTGTTACTCGGCTCATGATGTGTCCAGTTTTCGTATTATCGAAGAACTTGAACGACTGTCGGTGAACATGATTGAACAATTCTCTTCTCATATCTGTTTCAATATTAATCCCTAGCTTATGGCCCCAGTAGTTTACGACAAACTGCATACTTGAGCTTAATAGATAGAGAGTAAGTAATCCGGCACTGACAGCGGTTATGGTACTCCAGTTTCCTTCTGGTAGCAAACTATCTATGAACCAAGCAACCGCTAGAGGAAACCCAAGCTCTAATAAACCAACGAAAACTGCGCACACAAAATCAATGATAAACAACTTTTTATGTGGCTTATAATAACTGAAAAAACGTCTAATCATACGTACAACTCCCTGCATAGAATTATTAAATTTTAATCGAAGTGACAGGGATTAGCAATCAAAAAGTTTCAAAATATAGGAAGTTTAAAAGAGTGCAGAAGACATGGTGAGGGAGAGGTGGAAGTAATAAACAAGGTGACTGTAACTTTATTATGTAAACTGTGAGTGTGCAAAACTCTTAATGATAACCGCAAGGATCGGCACTTAAGCGAACAAAGAAGCACTATTTTTTCAAAAACCACGTGGTTTTCTTTAGAATTTAAGGAGATTACATCTCGTAAACAGAATTTTGATGAAGGCAATTTGCGAATTAGAAGGACCTTTATTGTTGTATCGTATGTTTTTTGGCTGTTAAAAGGAAGGTTTAGATAAATTCAAGTATACCCTCCAATATAAAAGAATATCATCTCATAAGAAGAAAATTAAAATTTATTTCAAGTTCTGCAATACAGCCTTTCTAAAAGGATGTGCTAGAAAATGAAAATAATTGAGATGATCGATTTTCTAGATGAGAAAAGCGAGAAGATTAAAAAGGATTTTGGAGTTTCGAAACTTCACATGGCCTCGGCCTATAACGGGATTCATGCAGCAATTCAATGGCTCGGCAGTTCGATATATAAAAGTGTGGTTGAAGATATTGTTTTTCATATTACTGATGAACCAATCAATTTTCCTGGTGAACTAGGAATTTATGAAGAAGAAGATTTTCAACCTGTGATCTACTTAAACATAATGGCGATAGCGGAAGATTACAAAAATCGGGAGTATCTACTAGAAGTAAATCGGAATGATGTATCTAGCTTTGAATATGCAGCTTTTATTTGTTTTCATGAAGTCGGGCATCTTTTTCATGGGCTTGTTGGTGGCAGTGGAAAAGAGAAGAAGGATCGCTTATTTGATTACTTTGATAAGGGTGAATACTTTTATAAGCGCTTTATTTCAGAGATGAAACATGGCTACACACCCCATGAAAAGAAGAAATATCGCAACATTCCACATGAAAAGGCTGCAGATAATTTTGCTAAGCAGTGCCTACGAGTGATGCAATCAGAAGGTAACTTCGACAACTGCCTGTGACGCCCCGAAAAATCTTGTTTCATGGAGGTGTTCCACACGGCCTTACTATGTGTTGGCTGTTTTATCTCCCATTTAATACCTCTACTCATTTATTGTTATTCTGATATAGAATAGGGTAGATGATTAAATAGATTGGAGAGATCGTGATTAATGGATGTATTAAGGCATGTATCTACCTTTCGGTTATGTAACATGGATGAATATGATATAGTCATAGGGAAGTTGGAAAGTGTTATTCAATCACTTTATCCAGAAAAACCTATCTATCTTACAATGGTTGCTGTGTTAGAAGCACTAAACAACTCCATAGAACATGGTAAGTTCCCAATAACTGCTAGAGTAGAGCAAAATGAAACAAATAAAGAGTTGCATATAGAGATCATAGACAGTGGACAGGGATTTCCAGTACCTGAAAAAATAAGAGTGATTAATACTAAAGGTGTTGACCGTTTATTAGAGGAAAAACTTTTCTCTACTAGAGGTAGAGGTATCTTAATTATGTATAAGACTGTTAAATCTGTTTCATTTAATGCTAGTGGGAACAAGGTTTTGCTCGTTGCTTCACTGTAATTTCTAAGTATGATTATAAAACAGAAGCCTTTGAATAAAAGGCTTCTTATTTCATTTTTGGGGCTCACACATTACAACAAATCTATAATCATAAAAGATTGGTCATCAGACTCGCTGAAGTTTTTTTCTTTTTCTTGAATTAAATTAGAAAGGATGTTTTTTAATACCGCTGGTTGTTCATCGTTACAATCTTTTAAGACAGAAGATAACTCCTTAATCGGAACTAAATCAGTAATTCCATCGGTATATAAGAATAGTCTAGAGGTATTTGTATAGGAAACTTTGCTTGCTTTAAACTCTAAATCATCTAATAAACCAATCGGAGGAGAAGTTGAATGTAAGTAATTTATTTCTTCATTATCAATAATTACTACGGGAGGATGCCCTGCGTTAATAAATTCAATTTCTCTTTTTTCTGTATTTATATGTAAGTGAATGCCAGTCGCATAATGTCTGATATCACTGTTATTTTCAAAAAGGGTATTAAGATAGTGGTCTAATTCCTTGATGACTGTTTCTACAGACTCGCCTTTTGAAATAAGTGTTTGAAACAACGATCTTAAAGAAAGTGACACTAATGCGGAAGAAATTCCGTGTCCCATCACATCAATGATAATCACTCCATATTGAAAATCATTGATGTTATATATACCAAATATATCCCCAGATAACTCACTAGAAGGCTTATAAAATGTTGTGATACTAATTTCTTCGTTATGTATGGGAAGGGTTAATGAAACTTCTTGGATTTTCTTTGCTAATTGAAGTTCGGTTTCGATTTTCTCTTGATATAGTTTGTTCTTGTTTAGCAGAATTAATAACTCCCGTTGTTTTACTTCTAATGCCTCATTTGCCTTGTTTTTTTCTTCAAAAGCCATTTCGGCATCTTTTCTCGCTTGAATTAATTCATCTTCAAATTCATTTCGCTTAGACATTGGGATTACGATACATTCGTTTAAAAAAGTGTCGCCTTTATTTTTTCTATTAGCATTAAGTAACACTGGCAATTCAACGCCATCGTTAGTAAGAAGTGAGATGTACATTTCTTCAATTTTCTCTTGTACTCTCATCATCGGGAAAAAGTATAACTGGTAAAAAAGTCGAGCAGAAGGTGAAAGCAGGACATCAAAATGTTTTTGATGTAGTTCGTCTTTGGTATAACCTAATCGATCAACTAATGGTTGATTAATTGATTGGATCGTTCCACTGTCATTAAGCGCGACATAGCCACATGGCAGACCATCTAGTATCTTTACATCCATTAGAAGCAAGCTCCTTACATTTTCATAATAGAGATGATGTCTTTTTATCATAGCAAAATTTCCTATTACATGTCATAAATTCTTTTGTTATGATTAATGAAAACGACCAAGGAGTTAACATAGGATGATTGATATTATGAGAAGAAATCATGTACAAGTTAGTGGAAATGGTCCACAAACGATCATGTTTGGGGCTGGATTCGGTTGCGACCAAAAAATGTGGCGCTATGTTGCCCCGCATTTTGAAGAAAATTATCAGGTCGTGTTATTTGATTCTGTAGGTATGGGAAATTCGGATGTAACGCTATATGATGCTAAAAAATATAGTAAGCTTGATAGCTATGCAAAAGATGTTTTGGAGATAATGGAAGCTCTTAATCTAAACAACACAATCTTTGTTGGTCATTCGGTGAGTAGTATGATAGGTATCCTAGCATCTATCAAGGAGCCAGAACGTTTTTCACATTTAGTGTTGGTCGGACCTTCTCCTTGTTATATAAATGAGCTACCAGACTATGTGGGCGGCTTTGATAAAGAGGCACTAGAAGGCCTATTTGATCTTATGGATAAAAATTATATCGGATGGGCGAACTATTTAGCACCTGTGGTTATGAAGAATGTGGACCGACCAGAGTTAACAAAAGAACTAGAAGATAGCTTCTGTTCCACGGATCCTGTTATAGCTAGAAATTTTGCAAAAACGACTTTTTTCTCTGATAACCGTAAAGACCTCCCAAGAGTAACGGTTCCATCCCTTATATTACAATGTAAGGATGATTCGGTTGCACCGATAGAAGTAGGGGAGTATGTTCATCGTCATCTACCAAACAGTTCCCTTATGTACATGGAGGCAACAGGACATAGCCCCCATATGAGTCATCCCGAAGAGACGATTGAGTTGATAGAACAGTATCTTCAAAGAAATGGATTAACTAAATAAGATCAGGACTTTTCACAATGGGTTTACAAAGACTGCCTTCGTCAAATGTCAATCCTGATGATTTTGAATGATAATAATGAAAGGACGGCTCTTAACATAGAGTCGTCCTTTCATTTGATTTTTGACAAATAGGAGGAATGGCAGCATTATTACAAGGCTGTTTTCGCAACGTTTGTTGGTTTCGTAAAAATTCCAAAAGTCGGATTTCCACCCGAAATACTAAGAATTCACAACTAAACTTTAGTAAGTATTGCTTTTTTCTTACCTAATTTAATGGCTGATATCTGTGTTTTTTCCGATTACCTTAGGGTAAAAAAGCAACAGTTTTTTTGTGCGACGAGTAACCGCAGGAGCAATGTTTACGAAAAGAGCCTATTACAAAGTCAACTTTCCTTTGTTCATCATTCGGATGATAGCAATGATACTTCGACAAAGTAACATCTTTATCACGACACTTATAAACGAATGATACCAATTCCATCCTTTTTTCCAAGTAATCAGTTTTGTGTATTTGGCTGCAATCGTCTCAATAATAATCTGCGGAACTACAATTGGGATTAATTTTAAGATTAAACCTATTGGCTTACTATTTAATGTCCATTGATTATAAAAAAGCAACATCAGAGGGTAATGCACAAAGTCAAACGGCAAATGCACTTTTATACGCGGAAAAATTTTTCTTTTGTATTTTAAATAACCTTTTGAGACTAAGAAGTAGTCTGCAAAATAATTCTCTATGATGCTAACTATGTAAACAATGATCCAATCCTTTAGTGGTCGTTTGATAATTGCAAAGGGTAATAATCCCAATCCGGTAATAGTTGTCACTATAAGAAAATATGAAGAAAAGATTGATTTTTTACGCAATTGAAGCACCTCCAATGATAGTTTTCACATAAGTAGGGTAATTATGCGAAAGGCGGGTGCCTTGCATTCAAAACGATCATTTTTAAAAAGTGATAAGAACACTAGAAAAAATATGCTACCATCTACCTAGTACTTTCTGGTATGATTACAAATAAAAGGGAAGCAAGAGAGGGGAAAAGCGAGCTGAATGGGTAAGAAAGTTGGTTTTTCTATTATTCTAATATTATCATTTGTTTTAGCAGTTTCGGCAATTGTTCGTTATTTCATATTAGATCCAGTCGAAGGAAATGCAATTATTATCAGTGAAGGACTGGAAATGTTTAAAATGGAAAACCAACTCTGGAACATCGCACTGTACATTCATATCATCACAGCTGCCTTACCATTGGTTATCGGCCCGTTTTTGTTCATCAAGAAGTGGCGGAATCGCCATTTACAGCTTCATCGAAATTTCGGAAAAATTTATGTCATTACGATACTTATAAGTTCAATTGTAGGAATTTATTTATCTTTTTATGCCCATGGTGGTTTTTTAGCAAAGCTAGGTTTTTTTGGTTTGAGTCTAGCTTGGCTTTATACGACGTTTAAAGCCTATAAGTATATTCGAAACAAGCAACAAGCAATGCACGAGGAATGGATGTACCGAAGCTTTGCTGTAACATTTGCAGCGCTTACGTTTCGAGTGTGGACAGCGCTTGTAGGGTATTCATTAGATAACTTTACAGCAGGTTATGTAGCAGCCATTTGGTTGAGTTGGGTTGGAAATCTAGTTGCGGTTGAATTATGGATCCGCTTTAAACATCGAAAAAAAACTAAGATATCTGGTAATGTTAGCGTATAAAATAATGGCATTTACTAGGTGAAACTTACTGTTAAATACAAAAAGGTAACAGTCCAACTCTCAGAATAGGGGAAGGATTGTTACTTTTTTTGATTGTTTTTAGAATGTTCCTGAAAGGTGCTATCCATAGTTGTATTAGGCCGTATTTATTGATCTTTCATTTTTTTAATCTCTGTCACAGGTAATCCAGTTAACTCGTGAATATCGTTGATGGGGTATCCTTTCAGGAGCATTTGCTTTGCAATATCAATTTTCCCTTCTGCTTTCCCCTTGTTCCAGTAAATCTCAG contains:
- a CDS encoding CBO0543 family protein, which codes for MLQLRKKSIFSSYFLIVTTITGLGLLPFAIIKRPLKDWIIVYIVSIIENYFADYFLVSKGYLKYKRKIFPRIKVHLPFDFVHYPLMLLFYNQWTLNSKPIGLILKLIPIVVPQIIIETIAAKYTKLITWKKGWNWYHSFISVVIKMLLCRSIIAIIRMMNKGKLTL
- a CDS encoding ATP-binding protein, which produces MDVLRHVSTFRLCNMDEYDIVIGKLESVIQSLYPEKPIYLTMVAVLEALNNSIEHGKFPITARVEQNETNKELHIEIIDSGQGFPVPEKIRVINTKGVDRLLEEKLFSTRGRGILIMYKTVKSVSFNASGNKVLLVASL
- a CDS encoding class I SAM-dependent methyltransferase, giving the protein MEPLYDHIGVTYDTTRKADPEITRRLRNHLQVSNRSRILDLACGTGNYTVALEETGLQMTGIDLSKEMIKKAEEKSDSVTWEIANVKKLPFDQKSFDGLTCTLAAHHFDELLTPFQEAYRVLDKGRFVLFTSTPEQMNNYWLKEYFPEAIEKSAQQMPCLREVEDALKTAGFRIVGYETFLIQPDLVDFFLYSGKYEPKMYLIEDVRKGISTFANIASKEEIKEGCIRLKRDIESKKIDEVTSKYSSSLGDYVFVVAEKK
- a CDS encoding YdcF family protein, with protein sequence MNTPFDCITDFIFVETEITPANAILIPGANHPPLMERAISLYNEGFAPYLLPSGGYNPHVGTTEWEYLQNIALEHGVPSEVIIKEDQAQHTLENARFSLEVLEKASIQHQKVIIVCKAIHSRRALLCYQAVFPKETEFLVVPVIDRYELTKENWFLSEVGISRVMTEVEKIGKYFRTHIPNWVQQSAMKG
- a CDS encoding alpha/beta fold hydrolase, whose product is MIDIMRRNHVQVSGNGPQTIMFGAGFGCDQKMWRYVAPHFEENYQVVLFDSVGMGNSDVTLYDAKKYSKLDSYAKDVLEIMEALNLNNTIFVGHSVSSMIGILASIKEPERFSHLVLVGPSPCYINELPDYVGGFDKEALEGLFDLMDKNYIGWANYLAPVVMKNVDRPELTKELEDSFCSTDPVIARNFAKTTFFSDNRKDLPRVTVPSLILQCKDDSVAPIEVGEYVHRHLPNSSLMYMEATGHSPHMSHPEETIELIEQYLQRNGLTK
- a CDS encoding SpoIIE family protein phosphatase; translated protein: MDVKILDGLPCGYVALNDSGTIQSINQPLVDRLGYTKDELHQKHFDVLLSPSARLFYQLYFFPMMRVQEKIEEMYISLLTNDGVELPVLLNANRKNKGDTFLNECIVIPMSKRNEFEDELIQARKDAEMAFEEKNKANEALEVKQRELLILLNKNKLYQEKIETELQLAKKIQEVSLTLPIHNEEISITTFYKPSSELSGDIFGIYNINDFQYGVIIIDVMGHGISSALVSLSLRSLFQTLISKGESVETVIKELDHYLNTLFENNSDIRHYATGIHLHINTEKREIEFINAGHPPVVIIDNEEINYLHSTSPPIGLLDDLEFKASKVSYTNTSRLFLYTDGITDLVPIKELSSVLKDCNDEQPAVLKNILSNLIQEKEKNFSESDDQSFMIIDLL
- a CDS encoding ABC transporter ATP-binding protein, which codes for MIRRFFSYYKPHKKLFIIDFVCAVFVGLLELGFPLAVAWFIDSLLPEGNWSTITAVSAGLLTLYLLSSSMQFVVNYWGHKLGINIETDMRRELFNHVHRQSFKFFDNTKTGHIMSRVTNDLMDIGELAHHGPEDLFIAIMTFIGAFWIMLTINVKLALVAIIVVPFLVWLISYSNIKMNRAWTAMYGNIADVNARVEDSVSGARVVQSFTNEAFEKERFNTNNQFFRSSKLKAYKVMSWNLSGIYITTRMMTLVILVYGAWLSFTGELSYGELVAFILYVNVLFKPIDKISALLELYPKGMAGFKRFTELMDQEPDIKNRPDAIEVPELNGNIAFHNVTFGYEENRRILDDLSFSIQAGQTVAFVGPSGAGKTTICSLIPRFYDVVEGSVTIDGIDIRNMTKESLRSNIGIVQQDVFLFTGTLRENIAYGKLDATDEEIEEATRRAHLSDLIASLPDGYNTQIGERGLKLSGGQKQRLSIARMFLKNPRILILDEATSALDTETESIIQEALTELAKDRTTLIIAHRLATIRNADRILVVNEDGIAEDGTHAELLANENGIFTKLHAHQHASIY
- a CDS encoding Beta-galactosidase C-terminal domain — encoded protein: MSVISKESWLRPAIQADLLDGVRAQIRTDGKHEFVFLMNFSSEKQWFVLNEDYIDMLNGVTVSGRIELQLHGVCVLKKEVSFK
- a CDS encoding DUF2306 domain-containing protein, with translation MGKKVGFSIILILSFVLAVSAIVRYFILDPVEGNAIIISEGLEMFKMENQLWNIALYIHIITAALPLVIGPFLFIKKWRNRHLQLHRNFGKIYVITILISSIVGIYLSFYAHGGFLAKLGFFGLSLAWLYTTFKAYKYIRNKQQAMHEEWMYRSFAVTFAALTFRVWTALVGYSLDNFTAGYVAAIWLSWVGNLVAVELWIRFKHRKKTKISGNVSV
- the galE gene encoding UDP-glucose 4-epimerase GalE, translating into MAILVTGGAGYIGSHTALFLREKGEEVIILDNLQKGHAKAVLDATFYKGDLSNESILDEIFTKHTIDSVVHFAANSLVGESVEKPLEYYENNVLGSYTLVKKMVEHGVKKIVFSSTAATYGEPKSIPILEDDPTVPTNPYGETKLAIEKMLKWSDQAYGLKSVCLRYFNAAGADPSGRLGEDHEPETHLIPIVLQVALGKRDSIKIFGDDYPTGDGSCVRDYIHVMDLAEAHYLALKKLETTKESGIYNLGNGKGFSVKEVIEVCRKITKKDIPAVIVPRRPGDPAVLIASSNKAQQQLGWFPRYADLEEIITHAWNWHQTNPNGYSEEK